Within the Naumovozyma dairenensis CBS 421 chromosome 9, complete genome genome, the region TCTTTCTTAAATTCAAAGCGAACCACCTGTTAGTTTCCACGTTGTAACTAAACAAATCGTTATAGAATAAAGATTCCAAACTTTCTTCAGTTTCATCGAAATCATAAACACCACCAAATAAAATACCTCTACCCTTATGATATGCCATGGAACACCCGACTCTTGGAGATGGTTGGAACCCCaacttttttcttctttcccATCTAATACTACTCAAATCacttttcattttcaaataccaacaatcattcaatatcttcCCCTTCTGTTGACcacttttcaatttagatTTCACTTTAGTGTACCCACCCCAAAGGATACACCCTTCTTCCACTGGGATCCATGAATGACCAGATCTAGGATCAGGTAACGGATGGTTCTTAGGGAATTCCACTTGCGTCCATttataattcaaaatatcaaaacACCAAACATCATTGAAATAATTTGTTTGATTATTACCAATATCTTTAAACCCACCAAACAACacaaaataattcttccaaTGAACAATCCTATGACCTGACCTGGCGACTGGagatttcttaatatcaACTTTCGTCCATTCTTTCGTCGAAGTATCAAGTATCCATGTATCAGAATAATGATAGAATGTATTTTGCTTTGGGGAGGAAAACTCACCACCATGTAATATAGCGATACCAGATGGATGATAACACATTGCCGCTGATGATCTTGGCATAGGAGAATTTTGAGAGGTAATCTTACGCCATTGTTGAGTATCTGGAGtatatgataataaatcattatagAAATGAGTCATCCCAGTTTCTGGTGATGTATATTCACCACCAAACATTAATAACTCTTTACCCTTCTTATTATGAGCTGAAGCTGCTGTAATCattgatgaattggaaCGTGGTGAGATATGATTATGTTGACCTTGTGGTAAAAGTTCTACATTAATCTTTTCGAACTTTTCTTGTTCCATTTTAAAATTCGCTAGAACGGTTTCAATGTCCaagtcatcatcatcaccatcaaCGTTTTGGTTTTTGGATAGCTTCTTTTTGTCCTTTTGTTCTGCTTTGGCTTgattctttttcaatttttgttctGCTCTGGCCTTTTTGGCATCTTTATCTTTCTTACTTTTCTTTGCCATAGTGATATCTGATTTTGTTTGAGAGTGTCAAAAATAGGTACTCCACAAAGGCGTTTACTCTCTATGGTTCTTTCCCAATGTATTGTAAGTAATCTGTCATTTCAATCGATGATGTTTTTATCAATAGCTCTTCTATTGTTCTAAAGTCGAAATTTTCACTCTGCGCGTTTCCTCTCatttggaaatatttgaaagtaAAGAAAAGGCTATATTCTATGATCTCGAAGGTGTATGTATGTAGAAACTATTCACAAAATATCCATTAATATGCTAGTTTAcatgaattgaattctCGAAGCTGTATTAAGTGCGTATCAAAAGAtgtatattaaaaaaatatcgTACGTTGTTATaacaatatataaatttggTCAGACAATCCACTAAAGTTCCCACGATGATCTCTTTTCCAATCTCGTAACAATCTTGCAAGGGCTGACATTGGTTTATTATCTCTAATCAATTCACAAGCTTTGATAGCAacttttctttcaaaattctCCTCGTTCATCAAATAGACTACAAATTCCACTATTACTTTACGTTCTTTGTACAATTCTGCTGATACATGTTTTCTCCAACTTTTATTCTTCGATTTGTTTAACGAATGGAtagattcattattatatttggGATTCGGTTGAAACCATTCTTTAACGATGCCATCTATAGTGTTGATTGTTTCATCCAATTGGAAAGCAGATACTTCCCCATCTTCGAAAGATTGCGTGCCgatattttccttttcccTCGAGACCGTCATGCTTTTAGTTGCCCTCTTCATTGACAAGGGAATTAATTTAGGTGTTGACATTTGAGATGATATATATGGTGAACTTGTGTTGGAAACTACAGCATCTTTAGGGATGGACATAAATGAGTTGTGTCTTCCGTCGCTTGCATTAGCATTGGTAGCATTAccattcaatttttgtttcatatGATTATTTTGCTGCACTGCTCTAGAGAGTACGGTCCCTTTGGGCGTACTCATCGAGTTGAAATGAGTATTTGCAAAATCGTGAATCTTTTGATTAACTATATTTTCCACAATGGTTTCAATTTTGTCACCAAATTTTCTAGcaaattgattcatttgatTCTTGAAAATGGAATTGACCCTCGTTGTTACTAATTCGTTTATTAAATACTTTAGTTCTTCTTGCATATTATTGTCTTCCCCGTCAACACTgtcatcgtcatcgtcaCTATCGCTATTGTCCTCGTCGGCATCTTCACTAGACGATGAACTCTCTTTTTTGTCCTCCTCctcatcatcgtcatcatcgtcatcgtcaGAAATATCCATTAAGTTCAATGATTTCTCTCTTCCTGTCCGCCTGGTTGGTTGCTTGgtatctaattcttcaaaatcattTTGTTGACTATGtttaattatttgattttttacGAATTTGTGTCTTTCCATTGGATCGAAATTAAGAGTTTCAAACattgaatcattaaatgaattcaattgtttAGTGATTAAATGTTTCACGGGTTTCTTAACTGGTACTTCATCAAAAATCTTAGTTAATGTTCCAACtaagttttgaaaatttgtCATTGTTTGTAATTGCATGAATTGGAATTCCTCATCTGTGATTCTTTGCGTTAATTCGTTTGTCATCACTGACTGTTGCTGGTTGTTCGAAGTAGTTGTAATTGATTGaggaatatttattaaactTTGCTTCGCGGAGTTCTCCCGGGTATCATCCTCAGAGATATCTCTTTCAGAAGAGGTATGTTTCCTCCTCTTGCTTTTAATGGTATTAGTCTTGTCATTTTCTTGTGCTTTGGTCTTACTTCTGGTTCTTTTTTTGGGAGCGTTCTTAGTTGCATTGGCAATCGATAACATTTCTTgcaaattattatttgataaagttTTGGACTCATTATTTGTAACACTATTATCAGTATCAACGTGCCTTATTGTATCCTTAAGTGATGAAGTAACAATCGAAGCGAGATTAGAAGATGGTTCAATAATCAATTGAGTAAAGCTTTTCCTCGTAAGACATTGTTTATCATCAGGGAAAATGCGGAATGGTAATGTATCTTcactgttattattgttaccACTTGATAGAATCTTGGCACTATTTAAGTAGATACGGAATTCTTCTCTTTGTAAAACAggatatttgaatatatcaTGATCTGGGAAAAATTCGTAAATGAAAGGAAGATTACTGACAAATATTAATCTTAAAGCCTCCATTAGTTGAATAAAGTTTTGTAACTTTAATGGTGGCGAAGAAGCAGATCCTTCCAATTTCCCctttaatatttcaatttctggGAATAATTGGAATAACATTCCATTGGGTGGGACCTttcttattgaaaaatatgtattgttatttgttTCGTTGGTCCTGTAATTTAGTTCATGTATTGgatttcttaaattcaTCAGATAGTTCAAATCCAATGGTATGTCATCTTTAAATGCTACGTCAAAGGCTTCAGGGAATTTCGATTTCACTGTTCGTAATATATCCGGAGTAAAGTAAATGTTATTGGAATCGTTGCTTTCAACGTCAGAGGATAAAGGCGAGGTAAATTGACAGTATTCAGATATTTGCGTTAATGAATTTTGCCAtacttcttcatcatctgcaTGTTCCTCGTGTAAAAATGGGAAATGCTCAATGTCGGTTTCTGTCATTGGGAATTTATAATCTTTAAGTATATAGAAACGTAGGAAATAATATGTTGCTAGTGTCATAATGGGACATATAAAGGGACAATTTTGCGGTATGATTTCTAATGTTTTGAGACCATTgaccttcttctttgaagTATTATTTCGTGTGTATGTTCCATATATGACTGGAAGTTGCTTAGAAGgtgatgaggatgatgatgatgatgatgatgattcaaTCATTGGTCTTGTTTGGAAATTTGACAGTAATAAATCGAATTGTTCATCATACGTGATATTATACATTGTTGACAGTTGCAAAGTAAGTAGAAATTGCAGTTTTATTCTTGGTTCATTATTCTTTAAGTGTGTTGTATTAGGATTCCAAAGGTTTACCGCAGTTTTCAACAACTTGTACaccttattattattattattattattatcatcattatctgaTAAAGTGAATATTTTTGGCATATGTTCGTATTGGGAATAAATACTGGGGATACTATTTAAGTATGATTCTACCCTAGGATCAATTGTATATTCAATGTTACCCTTTGCAACGTGACACAATTTATCCAAGAATTTCAAActcttgataattttttcgATTTCTTCAGATGTTGGTAACTTAGAATTTGAAGTAGGAACATTGATTATAAATGTATCAATTATGAACCAATGAATGAGAAAACATGATATTGGTAAACGTCTGTatatatcttcatcagTGACcggttgttgttgttgttgttgttgttgtgacACATCTAATAAGTTTCTATTTCGACACCAATTGATATACTGAGCGAAATGATATTTGTATTGAAGTTGAATTTTTGGTGATATAGAACCTAGTAGAAACTGGACATTCGAGCTAGTGTCAGATTCATCCATTTTGGAATGTAGGAAACGGTGTAACCAGAGTAATGGGGGTATTGGTATCAGTGATTCAAACTACACAGGTCCCCTTTAATTATACTCATCCTTGGAGATCTGTATAACTCAAGTAAGTGGAAAATCGTAgtttattagtattattattattattattattttactGTTTCCATTTTACGCGTCCGGATCGCgaaaaataagaaataatatataaatagacGTTACCCGGGTTTTTTTACCCTATTTGCGGCGGAACCaaaaaattgtaaaatgtaattttttttttttgaactGCAACATACGCGCCCGTGGGCTTTTTTTGTTAGTGACAGTACATACAAATGTAAAGATATAAGATATTTACTCAATACCCATACCGTACGAATGTACCCAGGTAGGACAGTAGCTGGGTCACTATTTGGGCCGGAataaagtgaaaaaaatcaagCTCTTTGGCATACAATAGGGTTCTAAATAGTTGTGAGTTAAAAATTCCTTTTTGTAGAGTTTCTTAGGGTTAgaagattatttaaataaatgcATATAAAGCAGAGGGATTATCTTGAAAGATTTCTTTCCTCTAAGACGGTAAAGATATTGACTTTATGGATGTTGCATTTGGTACCCAGAAAGATTGGGTGGTGGTAAACTCCTGGAAGAGGAAGGAGGTGAAAGAGCAGGCTGAGAGTGTAAATGATCTGACTTGCTGATATAATTCCCTGCCTATAGGTAATTACTTTTCAACGTAGAGAGCgtatgtatatgtatatgtatatgtatatgtagTCATAAATAAGCAAACAAGTAAGTAGACTAATAACAAAGCTTAAAGCATTAGGGGTTGTTGACATTTAAAATCTGAAAGAGAGGGCTTGTTCGGCTAAATTAAGGAATGACGGGTCTTGTAGAAAGCGAGTGTATCCACTATGTCCTCGTAGAAAGCAgacaaataaaagaaaggGCAAAAAATGTCTCCGCTGTTTTCCCGTGTTTTCCGGTTACCTCCTGCCCAAAGAGTAGCCCAACGTCTGTCCCACCCGGGTATATCAATAATGGATGTCAGTATtagaaacaaaatgaaaCGTGTCACAACCGCTCTACGCAGATACTCTGCAGATTCAGCTATGAATTTCAAATGTCGGCCATATTGGATTAAGATAGAAGTGTGTCAATCAGGAATTTTTCGTATCTTAAATTCATAAAGTAAACTTGAAATAGATTCTATATCTTGaatcttgaattttgaatttttgtttcttttatcttgaaagaacaaaagGGGAACTGGATTAACGGAGTCGCATGTTATCCTCAGGACTCGGAACCTCGTTTTGCTTCTGAGAGGAATACATGCGAGGCTCGCCCCGAGCGTTCTTGTGTCCCGTATAAGAGGACGAACACTTTGTCAAGGGGAAGTGAAAGTGAAAGaggaagaaagaagaaagaagaaagaagagaaaaaacAATTCGCGCGGAGTTGCCATTACCCGCCCCGGCTAAATCGGAAAGGAAGGAAGTGTCCCGTGGGGAAAACCTCTCACGGCACTTTGTGTGCAGCCGGTTACCCTTACCCTCAACGTTGTTTGGCACGGGCGTTTAACAGCGCCAGTTGAGGACCCGTCGCCGTGCATTAGTTTCCCTTCTGCGTTATTTAGAGGGAGGCATGGCAGAGTAGTCATCCCAAACTGTATGTCATCTTGAATCATCCAGAAAATGGAGCAGTGCACCAGATGGCATTGCCGCCATACACTGCGCCACTTTCTTTGCGATAAGTCATGTCTTCGGATTGCCACTACAATGAAAGAGAGAAAGAAGTAGCGGAatttttccatatttttttgagtccttatttttttccattttttcaCATTTTTCACATTTTTCACGGTATTTTGGTTTACcgtttatttattttcctttcctCTTCCATTTCTACTTGCTCTGGCGAACTTTTCAGGTTTCATTGAAACAAGCAAACAGCTGCATTATAGTTGTGTCTGGAATTATTATAGAGGAAGTTCAAcaccaaatttttcacttcgTTCCATGAAGGCTGGTCTGTCATGCTTCACCCCTGCGAGGATCCTCTGGAACAAGAACCCTTTTCCCTCAAATCGTAATCTCGTATCAACTACTTGGCCTCAtatgtatttatttatataaatgtatatttgtatatataccttctactattattaattaCTGTTAGATAGTATCCCATTCTTAACCTCgtactttttctttatttcaGTTCACCAAAAACTTAAGCAAATTTcgttaattttttttaattatacTAAACACATAAGATACCAATAACGTGTCTACAattttttgcttttttaTAGCTAAGGAGgacatattatattatattatatttatattcggtcaaataataataactaattCTATTAATTTCAGTTCCAAACTAAAAGCATAAAAAATACgcaaaaagaaaaatatgagTGATTTAGAATCTGTCAACTCTTTCAACTCACAAGACAGTACATCCACGAATTCGTCTTCAATAGAcgaacaacaacaacctcaacaatatattccaaatacaacaacaacaacaacgacAAATGGTGCTCAATTAAAACTAACACGTACAGAAACCGTCAAAACATTACAAGATTTAGGTGTCACCCGTGATGCTCCAGTACCGGACGTCAATGCACCTCAAACTTCTGCAAGAAATACAATCTTCCCCGAAGAATATACAATGGAAACCACTACAGGGTTAGTCCCAGTATCTACATTACAATCTCTAGGTAGAACCGCGACATCTATTACACGTACAAGAACAAGACAAATCGAACGTCGTTCCACAAGTGGCTTTTCCACGACTTCAAACTCCAaaggtgaagaagaagaagaagaagaggaggaggaagaagaggatACTAAAGAAGTCCCTGAATTAGATCCAGAAATTGAATTCGTTACCTTCGTTACAAATGATCCTGCTAATCCACATAATTGGCCTTTATGGATCCGTTGGACATATACCATCTTACTATCCACTTTAGTTATTTGTGTCGCTTATGGATCAGCTTGTATCACTGGTGGTTTAGGTACAGTACAAGATCAATTCCACGTTGGGTTAGAAGCTGCTATTTTATCATGTTCATTGATGGTCATTGGGTTCTCATTGGGTCCACTTATTTGGTCTCCGGTTAGTGATTTATACGGGAGACAAGTAGCATACTTCTTCTCAATGGGACTTTACGTTATCTTCAATATACCTTGTGCTTTGGCACCTAATTTAGGGTGTTTACTAGCGTGTAGGTTTTTATGCGGGGTTTGGTCCTCTTCAGGACTTTGTTTGGTCGGTGGTTCAATTGCTGATATGTTCCCAAGTGAAACAAGAGGTAAAGCTATTGCGTTTTTCGCATTTTGTCCATATACAGGTCCTGTCTTAGGTCCTGTTGTAAACGGGTTCATTTCTGTATCAACTGGTAGAATGGATCTAATTTTCTGGGTTAATATGGCATTTGCTGGTGTTATGTGGATTATTTCATCTGCTATCCCTGAAACGTATGCTCCTGTGATTTTAAAACGTCGTGCTGCAAAATTAAGAAAGGAAACTGGCAACCCTAAAATTATGACTGAACAAGAAGCTCAAGGTATTAGtttcaatgaaatgatGAAAGGTTGTGTTTTAAGACCATTAAAATTCTCAGTCACTGAACCAGTTTTATTCGCAACATGTTTTTATGTCTGTTTGATTTACTCTCTATTATATGCATTTTTCTTCGCATATCCTGTTATTTTCAGCGAAATGTACGGTtataaagataattttATCGGTTTGATGATGTTACCAATTTTGATCGGTGCTACATTTGCATTAGCATTTACCTTTTGGTGTGAATCTAAATACTTGGCACTCATAAAAACTCGTAAGCCTACTCCTGAAGATCGTTTACTTGGTGCCAAAATTGGTGCTCCATTTGCCGCTCTTGGGTTATGGATGTTAGGTGCTACTACTTATAATCATCGTATGTGGGTGGCTCCTGCATCATCAGGTATACCTTTCGGATTTGGTATggttttgatttattactCATTAAATAACTATATCATTGATTGTTACGTTCAATATGCTTCATCCGCATTAGCTACCAAGGTTTTCTTAAGATCTGCCGGTGGTGCTGCATTCCCATTATTTACTACTCAAATGTATCATAAATTAGGCTTACATTGGGCTTCTTGGTTACTAGCGTTCATTTGTACCGCTATGATTGCATTACCATTTGGTTTCTCATATTATGGTCAAGGGTTAAGACATAAATTATCCAAATATGATTATTCCATCGATGCTGTCGATGATTAATCTCTAACTGCACGTATATAGACTAATTTAAAcataattcttcttttttctgTAAAATATAGAATACACATAATAATACAtccaacaacaaaataaaataaaataaataaaagaatcaaaaacaaaGCTTCGTATTGTATTATACAATTAGAGCACACAAATAATATGTGTTAGTTTCCAAGGTTGTTAATTGGTTTTTTTGCTAACACTTTTCGGACATGTTTATCAATCATCTGATTCCCAacataataattcttctttttataGAGGCGCTTGACCGATGGTACACTGACACTCGGTGAGTAGGTTTTGGATTAGAAAACATAGCGGGTTTATAGATGTTTCGAAGAATGATGTACATGCTACCGTAAACTCAGAGGAAAACTGTGCGGCGTTCGTCAATAGGATGAATGCCACATAACTAAGGAAAGATTATGCTAAGCTACATGGCGTTGGGATGTTAAACTAAATAAACGGAATTACAGAAAATACTAATGGTATGTCAAAAGATGAAAGCAAATTTAGCCCGGGACATATGGGTTGGAATTACGAGGGAAAGAAATCGGATTCCTTCGAGTAATTACTGCTACGTTCAGACTTAGATATCAGTTGACTACTATGAAATAGTTGATACGGAAAATACATATAAATAGAGGACGTTTTAGAGGAACTACCTAAAACTTCAGCTTCTTTACTGTGAGTTTAGATATATAAAACAATCAGTAAATGAATAAAAACTATTTTAATTAGAAAACTTCTGCCTCACTGTCAGGATGTTGTGATATATTACCTCGCggtaatatataaaaaaaaccGCTTCTTTTTTAACAGCAGAGTCTAATTTAACTTGCCCGCACTATACGCatagaaaaattatagacGTTTATGATATCGAATCTTTTAGGTCTGTTATGACCAATTTGGTGAAGTTCGTACCTTGATTATCTTGATAATGAGTAACGAATCTTGTGTTCTTACCTTTGGTATTTCTACTTTTGagaaataagaaaataacGAATGTAATATCTACTATTCTATTATCTGtataatcaatattatctCAATTGCTAGACCTATACCGACAGATAATTATTACCAGTATTAAACTTATTATCTTGTGTGGCTGTTAAACTATACGTAAACTAAGCTCAATGAATAGCCGATAAATATCAATCCTCTTGATGTGTATCAATGCCTACGGGTGAATAACATCAAGGTGAATTCTAAACTCCAGTTTTTAACAATACAAGGTGATAAACTGTTAACTAAAGAGCATAAATGGTGGATT harbors:
- the KEL3 gene encoding Kel3p (similar to Saccharomyces cerevisiae KEL3 (YPL263C); ancestral locus Anc_6.10), producing MAKKSKKDKDAKKARAEQKLKKNQAKAEQKDKKKLSKNQNVDGDDDDLDIETVLANFKMEQEKFEKINVELLPQGQHNHISPRSNSSMITAASAHNKKGKELLMFGGEYTSPETGMTHFYNDLLSYTPDTQQWRKITSQNSPMPRSSAAMCYHPSGIAILHGGEFSSPKQNTFYHYSDTWILDTSTKEWTKVDIKKSPVARSGHRIVHWKNYFVLFGGFKDIGNNQTNYFNDVWCFDILNYKWTQVEFPKNHPLPDPRSGHSWIPVEEGCILWGGYTKVKSKLKSGQQKGKILNDCWYLKMKSDLSSIRWERRKKLGFQPSPRVGCSMAYHKGRGILFGGVYDFDETEESLESLFYNDLFSYNVETNRWFALNLRKNQKGNKSLKRSNNKNSKEKEKELQDLLNQILEKNNLKDEDDEDDEEVNENEDGSTTASTAATSDDEDTERTTQEAEGVTIMNQLPHPRYNVAMTVVDDLLFIYGGSWELGEKDYFINSFYSIDLNRIDGVTCYWEDLKEIEKAKELGEQDSDEEDDEDDEEDDDEDDDEEEIKDQKLVADDEDEEEEEEDVQEMEIPDLRPWLPHPKPFESLRAFYIREGPAFLEWAISNNKHVRGKHLKKKSFELCEDRWWERRDQIRIEEDKLEELGVVGDVIEKDTSKGASKRR
- the CBF2 gene encoding Cbf2p (similar to Saccharomyces cerevisiae CBF2 (YGR140W); ancestral locus Anc_3.504), giving the protein MDESDTSSNVQFLLGSISPKIQLQYKYHFAQYINWCRNRNLLDVSQQQQQQQQPVTDEDIYRRLPISCFLIHWFIIDTFIINVPTSNSKLPTSEEIEKIIKSLKFLDKLCHVAKGNIEYTIDPRVESYLNSIPSIYSQYEHMPKIFTLSDNDDNNNNNNNKVYKLLKTAVNLWNPNTTHLKNNEPRIKLQFLLTLQLSTMYNITYDEQFDLLLSNFQTRPMIESSSSSSSSSSPSKQLPVIYGTYTRNNTSKKKVNGLKTLEIIPQNCPFICPIMTLATYYFLRFYILKDYKFPMTETDIEHFPFLHEEHADDEEVWQNSLTQISEYCQFTSPLSSDVESNDSNNIYFTPDILRTVKSKFPEAFDVAFKDDIPLDLNYLMNLRNPIHELNYRTNETNNNTYFSIRKVPPNGMLFQLFPEIEILKGKLEGSASSPPLKLQNFIQLMEALRLIFVSNLPFIYEFFPDHDIFKYPVLQREEFRIYLNSAKILSSGNNNNSEDTLPFRIFPDDKQCLTRKSFTQLIIEPSSNLASIVTSSLKDTIRHVDTDNSVTNNESKTLSNNNLQEMLSIANATKNAPKKRTRSKTKAQENDKTNTIKSKRRKHTSSERDISEDDTRENSAKQSLINIPQSITTTSNNQQQSVMTNELTQRITDEEFQFMQLQTMTNFQNLVGTLTKIFDEVPVKKPVKHLITKQLNSFNDSMFETLNFDPMERHKFVKNQIIKHSQQNDFEELDTKQPTRRTGREKSLNLMDISDDDDDDDDEEEDKKESSSSSEDADEDNSDSDDDDDSVDGEDNNMQEELKYLINELVTTRVNSIFKNQMNQFARKFGDKIETIVENIVNQKIHDFANTHFNSMSTPKGTVLSRAVQQNNHMKQKLNGNATNANASDGRHNSFMSIPKDAVVSNTSSPYISSQMSTPKLIPLSMKRATKSMTVSREKENIGTQSFEDGEVSAFQLDETINTIDGIVKEWFQPNPKYNNESIHSLNKSKNKSWRKHVSAELYKERKVIVEFVVYLMNEENFERKVAIKACELIRDNKPMSALARLLRDWKRDHRGNFSGLSDQIYILL
- the TPO2 gene encoding spermine transporter (similar to Saccharomyces cerevisiae TPO2 (YGR138C) and TPO3 (YPR156C); ancestral locus Anc_3.503); translation: MSDLESVNSFNSQDSTSTNSSSIDEQQQPQQYIPNTTTTTTTNGAQLKLTRTETVKTLQDLGVTRDAPVPDVNAPQTSARNTIFPEEYTMETTTGLVPVSTLQSLGRTATSITRTRTRQIERRSTSGFSTTSNSKGEEEEEEEEEEEEDTKEVPELDPEIEFVTFVTNDPANPHNWPLWIRWTYTILLSTLVICVAYGSACITGGLGTVQDQFHVGLEAAILSCSLMVIGFSLGPLIWSPVSDLYGRQVAYFFSMGLYVIFNIPCALAPNLGCLLACRFLCGVWSSSGLCLVGGSIADMFPSETRGKAIAFFAFCPYTGPVLGPVVNGFISVSTGRMDLIFWVNMAFAGVMWIISSAIPETYAPVILKRRAAKLRKETGNPKIMTEQEAQGISFNEMMKGCVLRPLKFSVTEPVLFATCFYVCLIYSLLYAFFFAYPVIFSEMYGYKDNFIGLMMLPILIGATFALAFTFWCESKYLALIKTRKPTPEDRLLGAKIGAPFAALGLWMLGATTYNHRMWVAPASSGIPFGFGMVLIYYSLNNYIIDCYVQYASSALATKVFLRSAGGAAFPLFTTQMYHKLGLHWASWLLAFICTAMIALPFGFSYYGQGLRHKLSKYDYSIDAVDD